The following DNA comes from Bdellovibrio svalbardensis.
CTATGCGGTGAATGCGCAGGCATTGAAGTTGGTCTTGGGATCTGACCAGCGCATTTATGCGTCTTTTGCGGATACCGTCGGTGGGGTTTCAGTGGCTGCCGTTGTTAAAGTTTATGATGGCTCGACGTGGTCAACGCTTGGATATGCCGCGGCTTCTGAGTTCAGCACATTTATGCCGATCTATGCTCAGTCTAGAACCGGCGAGCACTACATCTTCCATGCGGAGTACAATATGAGCAATGGTGCTAATGATCGTTTTTTGAGAATGCGTAAAATCCACTGATGGCCTAGGTAGACGCTCGGTGGAGAATTCTCAGCTAGTTTTCTTTTAGCGAGCTTTGCCTAAGAACCATTGTTATCACTTTGGCCAGAAATTATTGTCACTCTCCTAGTTATAAAAAACTACTGGAGATAACATGAAATTATTTAAGCTAATGGTATTTGGTTCTCTGTTTGCTGCTCTGACAGCTCAAGCCAGCGAAGGAATTTTTGGCTATTCTTATACTGCAGACACTCATGGTAAAGGCCAATGGGAGTACGAACAGTACAATACTTTGCGTTCTGGAAAAAGCGAAGGTGATTACAATGCCTTGGACGTACGATTTGAGCTGGAGACAGGCATCACTGACAACCTTCAGATGTCTGCCTACATTAATACGTCTTACGTAAATATCCATAACAGTGGAGATTTGACGAACATAAATGAATTCGACGTCAACGGCATGTCTTTGGAATTTATTTACAATGTTTTGAGTCCGTACAAAGACTCATTTGGTTTGAGTCTTTATTTGGAGCCTGAAATTTCAGTTCGCAGTGAAAAGTCTGGTCAGCCGGTCAATAAGAGAGCTGTTGACGCAAAGTTGCTTCTTCAAAAGAATTTCCTGGAAAACTCTTTAATCACGGTTCTTAACCTTAAATTAGAA
Coding sequences within:
- a CDS encoding DUF6662 family protein, with protein sequence MKLFKLMVFGSLFAALTAQASEGIFGYSYTADTHGKGQWEYEQYNTLRSGKSEGDYNALDVRFELETGITDNLQMSAYINTSYVNIHNSGDLTNINEFDVNGMSLEFIYNVLSPYKDSFGLSLYLEPEISVRSEKSGQPVNKRAVDAKLLLQKNFLENSLITVLNLKLEPEWKREGSDRDKSLEAGISAGIAYLFQPKTYVGLEIVNDFEYEDMNFADQEFYTWSVGPTIHYASESWWWTLTALPQVSGWPKTDGNLNLDEKEKFQVRFKFGIPLGG